A part of Bacillus thuringiensis genomic DNA contains:
- the ilvA gene encoding threonine ammonia-lyase IlvA — MVQKVKERVKIEDILMAHNCMKDIVIKTPLQRDTVLSEKYDCDVYVKREDLQLIRSFKIRGAYNLIQSLSKEQLQNGVVCASAGNHAQGVAYTCNLLKIPSKIFMPTTTPKQKVSQVQFFGGDFAGIVLVGDTFDSSFQEAQRYCEENRMTFVHPFDDLYVIAGQGTVAVEIMHDMDKPVDYIFTAIGGGGLASGVGTYVKGVSPATKVIGVEPMGAASMKEAFLQNENVALEKIDSFVDGAAVKKVGKLTFETCKDVIDDIVLVPEGKVCTTILELYKKNAIVAEPAGALSIAALDLYRDEIKGKTVVCTLSGGNNDIDRMQEMKERSLIYEGLKHYFIIEFPQRSGALREFLDKGLGPEDDITRFEYIKKHNKENGPALVGVELKHKEDYEQLITRFKENNIQFMELNKNPVLFDLLI; from the coding sequence ATGGTGCAGAAGGTAAAGGAGAGAGTGAAAATTGAAGATATCTTAATGGCTCATAATTGCATGAAAGATATCGTTATTAAAACACCGTTACAACGTGATACAGTTTTATCTGAGAAATATGATTGTGACGTTTATGTAAAAAGAGAAGACTTACAATTAATTCGCTCTTTCAAAATTCGTGGCGCATACAATTTAATTCAAAGTTTATCGAAAGAACAATTACAAAACGGCGTTGTTTGTGCAAGTGCTGGCAATCATGCACAAGGAGTGGCTTATACGTGTAATTTATTGAAGATTCCGTCAAAAATTTTCATGCCAACAACGACACCTAAACAAAAAGTATCGCAAGTACAGTTTTTCGGTGGTGATTTTGCGGGAATTGTATTAGTTGGTGATACATTTGATAGCTCGTTCCAAGAAGCACAGCGCTATTGTGAGGAAAATAGAATGACGTTCGTTCATCCGTTTGATGATCTGTATGTTATTGCTGGTCAAGGAACAGTGGCAGTTGAAATTATGCATGATATGGATAAACCAGTTGATTATATCTTTACAGCAATCGGCGGTGGTGGATTAGCATCAGGTGTTGGTACATATGTAAAAGGTGTTAGTCCTGCTACAAAGGTCATTGGTGTAGAGCCAATGGGAGCTGCATCTATGAAAGAGGCTTTTCTTCAAAATGAAAATGTCGCATTGGAGAAAATAGATAGTTTTGTTGATGGGGCAGCTGTTAAAAAGGTAGGAAAGTTAACGTTTGAAACTTGTAAAGATGTAATTGATGACATTGTTTTAGTACCAGAGGGAAAGGTTTGTACAACGATTTTAGAACTGTATAAGAAAAATGCAATTGTAGCTGAGCCCGCTGGTGCACTATCTATTGCAGCGCTTGATTTATACAGAGATGAAATAAAAGGAAAAACAGTTGTGTGTACATTAAGTGGTGGGAACAATGATATTGATAGAATGCAAGAAATGAAAGAACGTTCTCTCATTTACGAAGGATTAAAGCATTATTTCATCATTGAATTCCCGCAGCGTTCAGGTGCGTTAAGAGAATTTCTGGATAAAGGATTAGGGCCAGAAGATGATATTACGCGCTTTGAATACATTAAGAAACATAATAAAGAAAATGGTCCAGCGTTAGTCGGAGTAGAATTAAAACATAAAGAGGATTATGAGCAATTAATTACTCGTTTTAAAGAAAATAATATTCAATTTATGGAGCTTAATAAAAATCCTGTTTTGTTTGATTTGCTTATTTAA
- a CDS encoding CapA family protein encodes MKTLLKRFLLIAFCITPIVLLVNYSFISKAKDKSDLQNKSNKTASTSEKKIEDPEITLTFSGDTMFDWQLRPVIEKNGADYPFQHVKEEITKADISFVNLESAFTTREKKAPGQLFWIKSDPSTLQAIKNTGYDIVNIGNNHTLDYGQDGLLDTISHVEKLKFPYIGAGKNAKDAYTAREMTVKGKKFKFLSFVRFMPDTNWVAGDNKPGVANGYDLNLVTKTIKEQKQDADYLIVYMHWGVEKSNRPVEYQKQYVPKMVEAGADAIVGSHPHWLQGFEYYNKVPIAYSLGNFLFPSYVSGKSAETGVLTLTFKGKDVQMSFNPYIIRNNQISPVNEEEKKKALQYLQTISTDVEIDDTGNIKNKRN; translated from the coding sequence ATGAAAACTTTACTAAAACGATTTCTGTTAATAGCCTTTTGCATTACACCAATTGTTTTATTAGTTAACTACTCTTTTATTTCAAAAGCGAAAGACAAATCCGATTTGCAAAACAAATCTAATAAAACCGCTTCAACAAGTGAAAAGAAAATAGAAGACCCGGAAATCACACTCACCTTCTCTGGTGATACAATGTTCGATTGGCAATTACGTCCTGTAATCGAAAAAAACGGGGCCGATTATCCATTCCAGCATGTAAAAGAAGAAATAACAAAAGCTGATATTTCTTTCGTTAATTTAGAGTCAGCATTTACAACGAGAGAAAAGAAAGCTCCTGGACAACTTTTTTGGATTAAAAGTGATCCATCCACACTACAAGCGATAAAAAACACTGGATATGACATCGTAAATATCGGAAATAACCATACACTTGATTATGGGCAAGATGGATTATTAGACACGATTTCTCACGTAGAAAAATTAAAGTTCCCTTACATTGGAGCCGGAAAAAATGCAAAAGATGCATATACAGCACGTGAAATGACCGTAAAAGGGAAAAAGTTCAAATTTCTTTCCTTCGTTCGATTTATGCCTGATACGAATTGGGTAGCTGGTGACAATAAACCTGGTGTTGCGAACGGATATGATTTAAATCTTGTAACAAAAACAATTAAAGAGCAAAAGCAAGATGCAGACTATTTAATTGTCTATATGCATTGGGGCGTTGAAAAATCAAATCGTCCGGTAGAATACCAAAAACAATATGTCCCTAAAATGGTTGAAGCAGGAGCTGACGCAATTGTCGGAAGTCATCCACATTGGCTTCAAGGATTTGAGTATTATAATAAAGTTCCTATCGCTTACTCATTAGGAAACTTTTTATTCCCAAGTTATGTGAGCGGGAAAAGCGCCGAAACTGGCGTATTAACTTTAACTTTTAAAGGAAAGGATGTCCAAATGTCATTCAATCCTTACATCATTCGCAACAACCAAATCTCCCCTGTAAATGAGGAGGAAAAGAAAAAAGCTCTACAATATTTACAAACAATTTCAACTGACGTAGAAATTGATGATACAGGGAACATAAAAAACAAACGAAACTAG
- a CDS encoding DUF554 domain-containing protein, whose amino-acid sequence MVILGAVVNGICIIFGTLLGKLFSRIPESMKGTIMHAIGLAVTVLGLQMALKSENFLVVILSLVIGTVIGEWLQLEGKLKLLGDWLENKVGSKGKGSISEGFVTATLIFAIGAMGILGALDSGIRGNHDILFTKAIIDGFISIILTTTLGIGVVFSAIPVILYEGGIAVFATQINSVVPKALMNQFIVEMTATGGIMIAAIGLNLLGVIKIKVANLLPGILVVGIIVSLIYGYGLLVK is encoded by the coding sequence ATGGTTATATTAGGAGCAGTTGTAAATGGGATTTGTATTATATTTGGTACTTTACTAGGTAAATTATTTAGTAGAATTCCAGAAAGTATGAAGGGAACCATAATGCATGCAATCGGTTTAGCGGTTACTGTGCTTGGACTTCAAATGGCATTGAAAAGTGAAAATTTCCTTGTTGTCATACTAAGTCTTGTAATTGGTACCGTCATCGGGGAATGGCTACAATTAGAGGGAAAGTTAAAACTGTTAGGAGATTGGCTAGAAAATAAAGTTGGATCGAAAGGGAAAGGAAGCATATCAGAAGGTTTTGTAACAGCTACTTTAATTTTTGCAATTGGTGCGATGGGGATACTTGGTGCACTCGACAGCGGGATTCGCGGAAATCATGATATTTTATTTACAAAGGCGATTATCGATGGATTTATTTCTATTATATTAACGACAACTTTAGGAATTGGTGTAGTGTTTTCGGCAATTCCAGTTATTTTATACGAAGGAGGTATTGCGGTTTTTGCAACACAAATTAATAGTGTTGTCCCGAAAGCATTAATGAATCAATTTATAGTGGAAATGACAGCTACAGGTGGTATTATGATAGCCGCTATTGGCTTGAACTTACTTGGTGTTATTAAAATTAAGGTGGCAAATTTGCTACCAGGTATATTGGTAGTTGGTATAATTGTTTCACTTATTTATGGTTACGGTTTACTAGTAAAGTAG
- a CDS encoding GNAT family N-acetyltransferase yields the protein MEEFQFTKRVHNILKITAEEAENNIIQPVHLFIGMCKEGTGVCSELYMYLFRNVGTDFLEKLSIRKQYDSPDQEYKKIGQYKVSYKVLEILQIAKKRMERFQQVIINEGHVIDALFRADTFIGNAQIQKDILRILADPRDLAVDLKCFDPTYNDLICTVRKANPSDFEKLASFVNEEFGERWLHSIEYGFCTYKENVPIYIAEQEEVIVGFACYDVVRGKKGLFAPMGTAKQNRVKGVGKELLHRCLHSMKQDGYEYAIIGQAGPIEFYERNCDARLIPLENK from the coding sequence ATGGAGGAATTTCAATTTACAAAACGTGTTCATAACATATTGAAGATTACAGCAGAAGAGGCGGAAAATAATATTATTCAACCAGTTCATTTATTTATCGGTATGTGTAAAGAAGGCACTGGGGTTTGCAGCGAGTTGTATATGTATTTGTTTCGTAACGTGGGTACGGATTTTTTAGAAAAACTTTCGATACGAAAACAATATGATTCACCGGATCAAGAGTATAAAAAAATAGGACAATATAAGGTATCTTATAAGGTGCTAGAAATTTTACAAATAGCGAAGAAACGTATGGAACGTTTCCAGCAAGTAATAATAAATGAAGGACATGTTATAGATGCACTATTTCGCGCGGATACGTTTATTGGAAATGCACAAATACAAAAAGATATATTACGTATTCTAGCTGATCCAAGAGATTTAGCGGTCGATCTAAAATGTTTTGATCCTACTTATAATGATTTAATTTGTACTGTTAGAAAGGCTAACCCTTCTGATTTTGAAAAATTAGCAAGTTTTGTTAATGAGGAATTTGGTGAACGTTGGTTACATTCAATAGAGTATGGATTTTGTACATATAAAGAAAATGTACCTATTTATATAGCAGAACAAGAAGAAGTGATAGTAGGTTTCGCTTGTTACGATGTAGTGAGAGGGAAGAAAGGATTGTTTGCTCCAATGGGCACAGCGAAGCAAAATCGTGTGAAAGGTGTAGGGAAGGAATTGTTACATCGTTGTTTACATAGTATGAAGCAAGATGGATATGAATATGCAATTATTGGACAAGCAGGTCCGATTGAGTTTTATGAAAGAAATTGTGATGCGCGTTTAATACCGTTAGAGAATAAGTAA
- a CDS encoding multidrug efflux MFS transporter: MASWKRNLIICWLGCFTTAAGMSLVIPFLSFYIEELGVTGTSSIAQWSGLAFGITFLMGAIVSPIWGKLGDIHGRKLMLIRASLGMAIIMTLMGFVTDVYQLVALRFLMGAVSGFLSTAMTFIAAETPKEHSGWAISTISTGGVSGSLLGPLLGGYLSELIGMRHVFLVTGAFLFLSFLIVFFFLHEENHSAQAKKVQPKKVWTMVPAKHLIISLFVTTFIIQLANMSIQPIITLYVKNLEGQGTAHIEMIAGAVMSATGLAVILAAPRLGRLSDQIGPQKTLVVALFAAGIIFIPQAFVTSAWQLLILRFLLGIAQAGLLPSVQTLLKQHTPTPVTGRIFGYNQSFQFLGNMIGPVLGGQIAAHAGFQYVFFSTSTLLFIACIWVYFHNKNEEVSEKRHLEVS; encoded by the coding sequence ATGGCCAGCTGGAAACGAAATTTGATAATTTGTTGGCTAGGTTGTTTTACCACTGCAGCCGGTATGAGTTTAGTAATTCCTTTTTTATCTTTTTATATTGAGGAATTAGGAGTAACTGGCACTTCAAGTATTGCACAGTGGTCGGGACTTGCATTTGGTATAACATTTTTAATGGGTGCGATCGTATCACCAATATGGGGGAAACTTGGTGATATACATGGACGGAAATTGATGCTTATTCGTGCGAGCCTTGGTATGGCGATTATTATGACGCTTATGGGATTTGTAACGGATGTGTATCAACTAGTCGCACTAAGATTTTTGATGGGAGCAGTATCTGGTTTCCTTTCAACAGCGATGACATTTATTGCAGCAGAAACTCCGAAAGAGCATTCAGGTTGGGCAATTTCTACAATTTCAACTGGTGGAGTGAGCGGTTCTTTACTCGGCCCATTACTTGGAGGATATTTGTCTGAGTTAATTGGAATGCGCCATGTTTTTCTTGTTACAGGAGCTTTTTTATTCCTTTCTTTTCTCATCGTTTTTTTCTTTCTACATGAAGAAAATCACTCCGCTCAAGCAAAAAAAGTACAACCGAAAAAAGTATGGACGATGGTTCCAGCAAAGCATTTAATTATTAGTTTATTTGTAACAACATTTATTATTCAACTTGCGAACATGTCAATTCAACCTATTATTACATTGTATGTAAAGAATTTAGAAGGCCAAGGAACAGCTCATATTGAAATGATTGCAGGCGCAGTTATGTCAGCGACAGGGTTAGCGGTTATTTTGGCAGCACCAAGACTAGGAAGATTATCAGATCAAATCGGTCCTCAAAAAACGTTAGTTGTGGCGTTGTTTGCTGCAGGAATTATTTTTATTCCGCAAGCATTTGTAACCTCAGCTTGGCAACTATTAATTCTTCGCTTTTTATTAGGTATTGCACAAGCAGGACTATTACCTTCCGTACAAACTCTACTAAAACAACATACACCAACCCCTGTTACAGGAAGAATATTTGGGTATAATCAATCGTTTCAGTTTTTAGGAAATATGATTGGACCAGTACTTGGTGGACAAATTGCAGCACATGCAGGCTTCCAATATGTTTTCTTCTCTACATCAACATTATTATTTATTGCGTGCATTTGGGTTTATTTTCACAATAAGAACGAAGAGGTATCAGAGAAACGGCATTTGGAAGTTAGTTAA
- a CDS encoding DODA-type extradiol aromatic ring-opening family dioxygenase, producing the protein MMPSLFLAHGSPMLAIQDTEYTSFLKTLGETYKPKAIVIFTAHWESEVLTISSSDNEYETIYDFGGFPPELYEIKYRAKGSSNIASMLEKKFKNKGIPVHHNMTRGLDHGSWTLLHRMYPEANIPVVQISVNPFLPAKEQFKIGEALKGLGQEDILVIGSGVTVHNLRALKWNQTTPEQWAIEFDDWIIKHMQTTDKDALFNWENKAPHAQLAVPRAEHFVPLFIAMGSGENNGEVIHRSYELGTLSYLCLQF; encoded by the coding sequence ATGATGCCATCATTATTTTTAGCACACGGGTCACCGATGCTCGCTATTCAAGATACAGAATATACAAGTTTTTTAAAAACACTCGGAGAAACATACAAACCGAAAGCAATTGTTATTTTCACCGCTCACTGGGAAAGCGAAGTATTAACGATTTCTTCATCAGATAACGAATATGAAACAATTTATGATTTTGGAGGTTTTCCTCCTGAGTTATACGAAATCAAATATCGTGCGAAAGGCTCTTCTAACATTGCATCCATGTTAGAAAAAAAATTTAAAAACAAAGGTATTCCAGTCCATCATAATATGACGAGAGGGTTAGATCATGGCTCATGGACTCTTCTGCATCGCATGTATCCAGAAGCAAATATTCCTGTTGTCCAAATATCAGTCAATCCATTCTTACCTGCAAAAGAGCAATTTAAGATTGGAGAAGCACTAAAAGGACTTGGTCAAGAAGATATTTTAGTAATCGGGAGCGGTGTTACCGTTCATAACTTACGAGCTTTGAAATGGAATCAAACGACACCCGAACAATGGGCAATTGAATTTGATGATTGGATTATTAAACATATGCAGACTACTGATAAAGATGCATTATTTAATTGGGAGAACAAAGCCCCTCATGCACAATTAGCAGTGCCAAGAGCAGAGCATTTCGTTCCTTTATTTATCGCTATGGGAAGTGGCGAAAATAACGGTGAAGTCATTCACCGCAGTTACGAGCTTGGTACATTAAGTTATCTTTGTCTCCAATTTTAA